One window of the Pseudobdellovibrionaceae bacterium genome contains the following:
- the traF gene encoding conjugal transfer protein TraF, translating into MKMQCLWPKLVILWLLPSFTNAEGLKYFENEINYWSSKEKSESIKSSKKIETSKKQDFEWDKYLNPENDEFFKEGNYIPPAPFMEVYRRPTKKNVLMWDAYIKKRNLVHTRAMDKMKLYLGNVDKSLDPQKEKSKFVRDESVRKSFKGKYVVFYFDSNCPSCKAMYPEVNRLVQIGVMVEAVRLDSGNDVVPGLVLPWQKIKPGEQEKLKIKAWPLTLIVDEKQKRVARVTGVKTVEELRDLVKKL; encoded by the coding sequence ATGAAGATGCAATGTCTGTGGCCTAAATTAGTTATACTTTGGCTTTTACCCTCTTTTACAAATGCCGAGGGACTTAAATACTTTGAAAATGAGATCAACTATTGGTCGAGTAAAGAAAAGTCGGAGTCAATTAAGAGTAGTAAAAAAATCGAAACTTCTAAAAAACAAGATTTTGAGTGGGACAAATATTTAAACCCAGAAAATGATGAATTTTTTAAAGAAGGAAATTACATCCCACCAGCTCCTTTTATGGAGGTTTATAGAAGACCTACGAAAAAAAATGTACTGATGTGGGATGCCTACATAAAAAAGAGAAACTTAGTTCATACGCGAGCGATGGATAAAATGAAACTCTACTTGGGTAATGTGGACAAATCACTAGATCCTCAAAAAGAAAAAAGTAAATTTGTTAGAGATGAGTCCGTTAGAAAAAGTTTTAAGGGCAAATATGTGGTTTTTTATTTCGATTCAAATTGCCCTAGCTGTAAGGCCATGTATCCAGAAGTAAACAGACTGGTTCAAATCGGAGTTATGGTGGAGGCAGTGCGCTTAGATTCAGGAAATGATGTAGTGCCTGGACTAGTTTTGCCATGGCAAAAGATAAAGCCCGGTGAACAGGAAAAATTAAAAATCAAGGCATGGCCATTGACTTTGATTGTAGATGAAAAGCAAAAGAGAGTGGCCCGTGTTACAGGGGTTAAAACGGTAGAGGAACTTAGAGATTTAGTAAAGAAATTATAA
- the tadA gene encoding Flp pilus assembly complex ATPase component TadA, which translates to MKFGEYLVLKKLLSSDELMEALGMQECLPAKLGRLVRDLKMIEQSDLNLALKEFLKIEKLKSAVTLIEDFKEKNIQPQLVGNAIKVEDERGVSFYFGKFCDELLENAEKENKKINEIYMIDKSQWLAIIKSFFSDSEEEAVRETLKENEYAYKTMFLDLLERAKTEKASDIHIEPKEDELLIRFRIIGELTTIKTLDFSHRDGFLSEAKRLSGLPLVVTGKDGDGEAVFPALNVKVRSNILPTKFGSGLCLRVNDMDKAGELRIDKMGLSIDAVNAFKKSIGFKNGVVLISGPTGSGKSSTVYSLVMEMDRSKKKIITLEDPIEHESSDMLQVPIVKDRITFNSGLRAILRHDPDVIIVGEIRDEETAQICFKAAATGHLVISTIHTNDAMNVVSRLRMLGITDDILKENLRLCVAQTLLKRLCGNCSQKTEDIPLKDGTSFMKANSEGCNVEDCIGGYSRKRQLVVQMVNQKQITQFLDSEDVDNYRTLKEMALEYAQKGVISYEDAMSVA; encoded by the coding sequence ATGAAGTTTGGTGAGTATTTAGTTTTAAAAAAATTACTATCCAGTGACGAGCTTATGGAAGCATTAGGAATGCAAGAGTGCTTGCCCGCAAAACTGGGAAGATTAGTCAGGGACTTGAAGATGATAGAGCAAAGTGATCTTAATTTAGCACTTAAAGAGTTTTTAAAAATAGAGAAATTAAAATCAGCAGTGACTCTTATTGAAGATTTTAAGGAAAAGAACATTCAACCTCAATTAGTAGGCAATGCCATTAAGGTGGAAGACGAAAGGGGGGTGTCCTTTTATTTTGGAAAATTTTGTGACGAGTTACTAGAAAATGCGGAAAAAGAGAATAAAAAAATCAATGAAATCTACATGATTGATAAGTCACAATGGCTTGCCATTATTAAATCTTTTTTCAGTGATTCTGAGGAAGAAGCTGTAAGGGAAACATTAAAAGAAAATGAGTACGCCTACAAAACTATGTTTTTAGACCTTCTAGAAAGAGCAAAGACAGAAAAAGCCAGTGACATTCATATTGAGCCCAAAGAAGATGAGCTTCTTATACGCTTTAGAATTATAGGCGAGCTCACCACTATTAAAACTTTGGATTTTTCTCATAGAGACGGCTTTTTAAGTGAGGCTAAAAGATTAAGCGGACTTCCGTTAGTGGTTACTGGTAAAGATGGTGATGGAGAGGCTGTATTTCCAGCTCTTAATGTTAAAGTGCGTAGCAATATTTTGCCCACAAAATTTGGTAGCGGGCTTTGTTTGCGAGTCAATGACATGGATAAGGCCGGAGAGCTGAGGATTGACAAAATGGGCCTATCAATAGATGCAGTCAATGCCTTTAAAAAGTCCATAGGCTTTAAAAATGGAGTGGTACTTATATCTGGACCCACCGGAAGTGGCAAGTCGTCCACAGTATATTCACTGGTTATGGAAATGGATCGCTCAAAAAAGAAAATCATCACTCTGGAAGACCCTATTGAGCATGAATCAAGCGATATGCTACAGGTGCCTATCGTAAAGGACCGAATAACATTTAATTCAGGTCTAAGAGCCATTTTAAGGCACGACCCTGATGTGATAATTGTTGGTGAAATAAGAGATGAGGAAACTGCTCAAATTTGCTTTAAAGCGGCGGCCACGGGACACCTAGTAATTTCAACAATTCACACCAATGATGCGATGAATGTTGTAAGCCGTTTAAGAATGCTTGGAATAACAGATGATATTTTAAAAGAAAATTTACGTCTTTGTGTGGCTCAGACTCTTTTAAAAAGGCTTTGTGGAAATTGCTCACAAAAAACTGAAGATATCCCTCTAAAAGATGGAACAAGCTTTATGAAAGCCAACTCTGAAGGCTGCAATGTGGAGGACTGCATCGGTGGGTATTCGAGAAAAAGACAACTTGTGGTTCAAATGGTGAATCAAAAACAAATTACTCAGTTCTTAGACTCAGAGGATGTGGATAACTATAGGACGCTCAAGGAAATGGCTCTTGAGTATGCGCAAAAGGGGGTCATCTCTTATGAAGATGCAATGTCTGTGGCCTAA
- a CDS encoding type IV secretion system DNA-binding domain-containing protein produces the protein MKNSKKPQWITMNEAALPGGIMVTGSIGSGKSVATLLPWSEQLLNFKPTPSFLVVDPKLMFAEDFIELVDKKGISDRVFHFKFDGDVKINPIYRKNVLKNGAFAEVANMIRAAQINFMGRESGDSKFWGIKSNDLVKNTIRFCAGTQGNYFTLIDFYTALVEANSRDYALEIHDSLEKNYFDEEEKANLEFTAQYFDNEYNELDDKIKSGITATATAFLSQLMEYKASQILCPKEEDVTLWSMDEIVDGGKILVLDIRNQGLARAIGTIVRLQYQASVLSRYSRTDKSKNKGLAVTIVDEYPDVASVGGGEVLGDDTYRAKCRGANGVDIYASQGHTSLESAVNDKNATQTLLLNFRTHISLHSLDEKTAEFFGRVGGEEEIEKENESFSESGKKPIRNFVSGEVISQEASVTRSVSRTKEKRKRITAEKLAKLNTFEACGLVFLDGVKTEFFEKIYLKPAFLEKKETPHKEVLRILRKEPKKSLWKKVTSVLSAIAATFTFSSASAMDWPSVCSVVNTPQFEKIFDFKTSLCTCGFPPMPCIYTSYNVPFLFTEVRESGSFFSSYPGSGWQLTLSSQNRLRFGGIGEEGGYFYQARNHIIPLTSYTFNRLPCGGASEDKFCFDAMSEHLGENWYTPQADLLQPKIHAWATVGPKLCVLKGAASSVGGSPPPFSPGAPMCSTPRNFIPKYPPSKEPVCTGWGQLIPRCGFVEAESTVNASLLAGAKFKSLATEIFKTTPSYPDELWQMIYPNSSGAFRRGQNLGYVSLKFANERGRMNPTKSKGFLYAHWHRVSCCRSLDSVPNLVGIMLFMKSVCAGMR, from the coding sequence ATGAAGAACTCTAAGAAACCTCAGTGGATTACGATGAATGAGGCGGCTCTACCAGGAGGAATCATGGTGACTGGTTCAATAGGCTCAGGAAAATCAGTGGCGACACTTCTTCCCTGGTCTGAACAGTTATTAAATTTTAAGCCTACGCCTTCGTTTCTTGTCGTTGATCCAAAGCTTATGTTCGCGGAGGACTTTATAGAGCTAGTGGATAAAAAAGGTATTTCAGACAGAGTTTTCCATTTTAAATTCGATGGGGATGTCAAAATTAACCCCATATATCGCAAAAATGTTTTAAAAAATGGAGCTTTTGCTGAAGTGGCGAATATGATTCGTGCAGCTCAGATTAATTTTATGGGGCGAGAATCTGGTGACTCAAAGTTTTGGGGAATAAAATCAAACGACCTTGTTAAAAACACTATTCGGTTCTGCGCTGGCACCCAGGGGAACTATTTTACATTAATAGATTTTTATACGGCCTTAGTAGAAGCTAATAGTCGCGACTACGCTTTAGAGATACATGATTCTTTGGAGAAAAACTATTTTGATGAAGAAGAAAAGGCCAATTTAGAGTTCACAGCTCAGTATTTTGATAATGAGTACAATGAGCTGGACGACAAAATAAAATCAGGAATTACGGCCACTGCCACGGCATTTTTGTCACAGCTAATGGAATATAAGGCCTCGCAAATTCTTTGCCCAAAAGAAGAAGATGTGACTTTGTGGTCTATGGACGAGATCGTAGATGGTGGAAAAATTCTAGTCTTAGATATAAGAAACCAAGGGCTTGCAAGGGCTATTGGAACTATTGTCCGTTTGCAATATCAGGCTTCAGTTTTATCTAGATATTCTAGGACGGATAAAAGTAAAAATAAGGGCCTAGCAGTTACAATTGTTGATGAATACCCAGATGTGGCTTCTGTGGGAGGTGGAGAGGTTTTAGGCGATGACACTTATAGAGCTAAGTGCAGAGGAGCAAATGGAGTTGATATTTATGCCTCTCAAGGACATACATCTCTAGAAAGTGCCGTTAATGACAAGAATGCCACTCAGACTCTATTACTCAACTTTAGAACTCATATTTCTCTTCACTCTTTAGATGAAAAAACGGCAGAGTTTTTTGGGAGAGTCGGTGGAGAAGAGGAAATAGAAAAAGAAAATGAGAGTTTCTCGGAATCGGGGAAAAAGCCCATTAGAAATTTCGTATCTGGAGAGGTGATATCACAAGAGGCCAGTGTTACGCGCTCGGTTTCAAGAACAAAAGAAAAAAGAAAACGCATTACAGCCGAGAAATTGGCAAAGCTTAATACCTTTGAGGCCTGTGGGCTTGTTTTTTTAGATGGTGTGAAGACTGAGTTTTTCGAAAAAATTTATTTAAAGCCCGCGTTTTTAGAAAAGAAAGAAACACCCCACAAAGAAGTATTACGAATTTTAAGAAAAGAACCTAAAAAGTCCCTTTGGAAAAAAGTTACATCAGTTCTTTCTGCGATTGCGGCGACATTTACATTCAGTTCTGCCAGTGCCATGGATTGGCCCAGTGTGTGTTCTGTCGTAAACACACCGCAGTTTGAAAAGATTTTTGATTTTAAAACATCCCTTTGCACTTGTGGCTTTCCCCCGATGCCTTGTATTTATACAAGTTATAATGTCCCCTTTTTATTTACAGAGGTTAGAGAGAGTGGATCGTTTTTTAGTAGCTACCCTGGATCGGGGTGGCAGCTTACACTGAGTTCTCAAAATAGACTCAGGTTTGGCGGAATTGGTGAAGAAGGTGGCTATTTCTACCAAGCCAGAAATCATATTATCCCCCTTACTTCTTACACCTTCAATAGATTACCCTGTGGGGGTGCCAGTGAAGATAAATTTTGTTTTGATGCCATGTCGGAACACTTGGGAGAAAACTGGTACACCCCACAGGCTGATCTTCTTCAGCCCAAAATTCACGCATGGGCCACTGTAGGGCCAAAATTGTGTGTATTAAAAGGGGCTGCAAGCTCTGTAGGTGGGTCTCCCCCTCCTTTTAGCCCAGGGGCTCCTATGTGCAGCACACCGAGGAATTTTATACCTAAATACCCTCCAAGTAAGGAGCCCGTTTGTACAGGCTGGGGTCAGTTAATCCCTCGTTGTGGCTTCGTGGAAGCAGAAAGCACTGTGAATGCGAGCCTTCTTGCAGGAGCTAAATTTAAAAGTTTAGCCACAGAGATTTTTAAAACAACGCCCTCTTACCCAGATGAGCTTTGGCAGATGATATACCCGAACAGTTCGGGCGCATTTAGGCGGGGGCAAAACTTAGGATACGTGAGTTTAAAATTTGCCAATGAGAGGGGGCGAATGAACCCCACAAAAAGCAAAGGCTTTTTGTACGCCCATTGGCATAGGGTGAGTTGTTGCAGGAGTTTGGATTCAGTGCCGAATCTTGTTGGGATAATGTTATTTATGAAAAGCGTTTGTGCAGGTATGAGATGA
- a CDS encoding sigma-54-dependent Fis family transcriptional regulator → MKILIIEDDFVLRESLTRILRNPSVNEESKPAITTASTTDEAKKTLAEDQYDLAFFDLNLNGELAGIKLLSAYKNKVKFPVVISSYFDKKEIVNKAYNAGAEDFLRKPFSEDSIKLVFNRYFHHINSEEFISKILDDFVTEDSEIIQELHKLKFKPLGSSPIHIYGETGTGKEVVAHLIKKLNFPEDAPFEALNCNNLTGELFESQLFGHKKGSFTGAGADHIGCAKKADGGILFLDEIDKIPENIQDKFLRFIETGKFRPVGSSAEVAAKLLIVSAGSRPLESLIEKGVFRRDLKARLSGTTVYLKPIRERKSDISLQIDYFMKSHKTSGRVFSITDQAMKILTDYSWPENTREIKNFVESHLLSFTKRITVREVQNLQNPTKQGLFSTRYKILTQDIMSQVQKSGSLKDYIDQLQTEIVDYQLLQSKLEKPNAYTNKARLSLGMSSRAFYKYLNLGKEQFGHDKKT, encoded by the coding sequence TTGAAGATTTTGATTATTGAAGATGACTTCGTTTTGAGAGAGAGTTTAACTCGGATTTTAAGAAACCCTTCTGTTAATGAAGAGTCAAAACCTGCTATCACAACGGCCTCCACCACGGACGAAGCCAAGAAAACTCTAGCTGAGGATCAATATGATTTGGCCTTTTTTGATTTAAACCTCAACGGAGAGCTCGCTGGTATTAAACTTCTGTCTGCCTATAAGAATAAAGTGAAGTTTCCCGTCGTCATTAGCTCCTACTTTGACAAAAAAGAAATTGTTAACAAGGCCTATAATGCAGGAGCGGAAGATTTTTTAAGAAAACCATTTAGTGAAGACTCTATTAAGCTGGTTTTTAATAGATACTTTCACCACATCAATAGCGAAGAGTTCATCTCAAAAATTCTAGATGATTTTGTCACTGAAGACAGCGAGATCATTCAAGAGCTTCACAAATTGAAGTTTAAACCCCTCGGTTCCTCACCCATTCATATATATGGAGAAACGGGCACAGGAAAAGAAGTCGTCGCTCACTTGATTAAAAAACTTAACTTTCCTGAAGATGCTCCTTTTGAAGCTCTTAACTGTAACAACCTTACAGGTGAGCTTTTCGAGTCCCAACTCTTTGGCCATAAAAAGGGATCGTTTACAGGGGCCGGGGCCGACCATATCGGGTGCGCTAAAAAGGCCGACGGTGGAATTTTATTTTTAGATGAAATTGATAAAATTCCTGAAAATATCCAAGACAAATTTTTAAGGTTTATAGAAACGGGAAAATTTAGACCCGTGGGAAGCTCAGCAGAGGTGGCCGCCAAACTTTTAATTGTATCTGCCGGAAGTAGACCCCTAGAATCATTAATTGAAAAGGGAGTGTTTAGACGAGATTTAAAAGCGAGGCTATCGGGCACAACAGTCTATTTAAAACCCATCCGAGAAAGAAAGTCAGATATATCTCTTCAAATTGACTACTTTATGAAATCACACAAAACATCGGGACGCGTTTTCTCTATCACTGACCAGGCTATGAAAATACTCACCGACTATTCTTGGCCTGAGAACACGCGTGAGATTAAAAACTTTGTAGAGTCTCATCTTCTTAGCTTTACAAAAAGAATTACCGTTAGAGAGGTTCAAAACTTACAAAACCCCACCAAACAGGGATTATTTTCCACCAGGTACAAGATCCTCACCCAAGACATTATGAGCCAAGTTCAAAAGTCAGGGAGCTTAAAAGACTACATTGACCAGCTTCAAACAGAAATTGTGGATTATCAATTATTACAATCAAAACTAGAAAAACCTAACGCTTATACAAACAAAGCCAGATTATCTCTAGGAATGTCCAGCCGCGCTTTTTACAAGTACCTAAATCTTGGGAAGGAGCAGTTTGGCCATGATAAAAAAACTTAA
- a CDS encoding acyl-CoA thioesterase has translation MKKPIEFCTKHRAKFSQIDSMKILNNEHYLSYFMEHRTSQLRDRLGWNLDTIMTLPVLFVVKEVTIKYKRPIFGDSPFTINSRVTEINRTDIFIGCEMTGDKGAIHSTCKMTVTAIEPKTMRPTDWPEDIIEKFYEESHS, from the coding sequence ATGAAAAAACCTATTGAATTTTGCACTAAGCATCGTGCGAAGTTTTCTCAGATCGACTCTATGAAAATACTCAATAACGAGCATTACCTCTCCTACTTTATGGAACACAGAACCAGCCAACTTAGAGATCGATTAGGATGGAACTTAGACACCATTATGACCCTTCCTGTTCTTTTTGTCGTTAAAGAAGTCACGATTAAGTACAAAAGACCCATCTTTGGAGACAGTCCTTTTACGATTAACTCCAGGGTTACGGAGATCAACAGGACTGACATATTTATTGGATGTGAAATGACGGGAGATAAAGGTGCAATTCACTCCACTTGCAAGATGACCGTCACTGCTATTGAGCCTAAAACAATGAGGCCCACCGATTGGCCAGAAGATATAATCGAAAAGTTCTATGAGGAGTCCCACTCATGA
- a CDS encoding alpha/beta fold hydrolase, giving the protein MIKFLFILPGLALHPLEFAYLKSARILENPGFYSPHSPEEFNSLPEKYSLEDVAEIQARIVSSSVKLNSKITLVGFSMGGMILSIMATKYRHLLPKNTKFVFVNTSPNLKSNPVLTPEILSQRKLSSESLPEFFSRTLQPFFSDRFIAEGQRYTEYVDYRANPDVIMPVAEYVKQVEAILAFDGESYYKKLNPSEVRFVFSEADKLIHQGHIDDTKRLVPGAEIEIVKGAGHMIHVEKPDVFKKKATQKRRSRLGSLCSRLFSR; this is encoded by the coding sequence ATGATAAAGTTTTTATTTATTTTACCAGGACTGGCTCTGCACCCCCTAGAGTTTGCCTATTTAAAATCTGCCCGCATTTTGGAAAACCCTGGATTTTACTCTCCGCATAGTCCAGAGGAGTTTAATTCGCTTCCAGAAAAATACAGTTTAGAAGATGTGGCGGAAATTCAAGCCCGGATTGTTTCAAGTAGTGTTAAGCTCAATTCTAAAATCACTCTTGTAGGGTTTAGCATGGGCGGCATGATACTGAGTATAATGGCCACAAAGTACCGTCATTTACTTCCCAAAAATACAAAGTTTGTCTTTGTAAATACTTCTCCCAACTTAAAATCAAACCCCGTTTTAACTCCAGAAATATTATCACAAAGAAAATTGAGTTCAGAAAGCCTTCCTGAATTTTTTAGCCGCACTCTTCAGCCGTTTTTCTCAGACAGATTTATAGCCGAAGGACAAAGATACACGGAGTATGTCGATTATAGAGCAAATCCTGATGTGATAATGCCTGTCGCAGAATATGTAAAACAAGTGGAAGCCATTTTAGCCTTTGATGGTGAGTCCTATTATAAAAAGCTCAACCCGTCGGAAGTGAGATTTGTTTTTAGTGAAGCCGACAAGCTTATACATCAAGGCCATATTGATGACACAAAAAGGTTAGTGCCTGGCGCTGAAATAGAAATCGTAAAAGGAGCCGGGCATATGATTCACGTGGAAAAGCCAGATGTCTTTAAAAAGAAAGCCACACAAAAAAGGAGGTCGAGATTAGGGTCTTTATGCTCAAGGCTTTTTTCTCGTTAG
- a CDS encoding HAMP domain-containing histidine kinase yields MEKNVYKKIAKLYHNRDLDVLPYLSEEHGEALKLHWTGQFKESLEAYIEFLSDYTLGSDKVLDLALADCILLSVKMGQAFDTELDISKASTLDAQIVMLYAKFYWAFWVDHKIAIKALKKIIGKSLFSNCPQFTLTGIFLFFHLKTIAGGKLITFNITRLIYLIFKWDQLRGGRFPHLSRNVVFASFPYTQFVAGRIGVKDIETSISFAEKYVVNDPFYNSLVLISGFYGYAYSGNVARTEIFAERFRSLQKMGKLTRYEPVTVVMRFLPHALRGYGYLIAERFWNVLEAHRPSQYDPLINSQFYRASSVIALVLGNNERAHQLISLARHERKKTASFTAWEKIDERIEALSGRSTPFDPSQDKIANIEVNFSQPPQLSSILIELISATPSALNKTEDEYINLITKIVTKHLDCPSFELSKNVDLKPSKNPQLLICGRILEFTQLEPGRVDYIKELASALNPMIDHVIEIYQDLVKAQKVQKEAVLVDLATETAHNILGSVDDLDSDTENLKFLDEEHKRRHERLIARIQTVANELLLKKRQILLSKSKQIKDSTDFAYSLKPELLTSIVDNVVKERRTTTSKGSVNIQWKPNPFHYSLFCNINSIELEVALANIIDNAIDSIVEANAEDKTVVVKIDLRNGCAFISVTDYGTGISPEIIDRVTEKNFTTKPSGNGLGLYHAYHHTQKWGGSLSIESYEGFTKVILKIPICTPPQWFAPLVSIPNNGTVVVFDDDDGIHFTWQKRLKEFGYSKNAGNLISSKTPSELKTEIESLKAKKKEFVLLSDYEIYGERVTGLDLIEQLDVAENSYIVSSYYREDFVTQPCQKKGIQIVPKNLARFARIYVEDGQLDAIQIEDDDFVRSRWKDSAKAHKKRFLSFYSVSEALSTIDLFPKNIPIFVDSNLGSEQGEESSKQIYDLGYDNIRLSTASSKTLYQELARPHIIDVIGKLPPWEKSEIC; encoded by the coding sequence ATGGAAAAAAATGTTTATAAAAAAATAGCCAAACTGTACCACAATCGAGATCTCGATGTGCTGCCTTATCTCTCGGAAGAGCACGGAGAAGCTCTTAAACTTCACTGGACGGGTCAGTTTAAGGAGTCCCTAGAGGCTTATATTGAATTTTTGAGCGATTACACTTTGGGCTCTGATAAGGTACTCGATTTAGCTCTAGCTGATTGCATTCTACTCTCCGTAAAAATGGGACAAGCTTTTGATACTGAGTTAGACATCTCCAAAGCTTCTACTTTAGATGCACAAATTGTAATGTTGTACGCAAAATTTTATTGGGCTTTTTGGGTGGATCACAAAATTGCGATCAAGGCCTTAAAAAAAATTATTGGTAAATCCCTTTTTTCCAACTGCCCTCAGTTTACTCTAACAGGAATATTTCTCTTTTTTCATTTGAAAACAATCGCTGGTGGAAAGCTGATTACCTTTAATATCACTCGTCTTATTTATCTTATTTTTAAGTGGGATCAATTAAGAGGGGGGAGATTTCCGCATTTGTCTCGAAATGTGGTTTTTGCATCCTTCCCTTACACACAATTTGTGGCCGGGCGAATTGGAGTCAAAGATATAGAGACATCCATTTCTTTTGCGGAAAAATATGTAGTGAATGATCCCTTTTATAACTCATTGGTTCTTATAAGTGGATTTTATGGCTACGCCTACTCTGGAAACGTGGCCAGGACAGAAATTTTTGCTGAAAGATTTAGAAGTTTACAAAAAATGGGCAAGCTAACTCGCTACGAGCCCGTCACAGTGGTTATGCGCTTTCTTCCCCATGCCCTTAGAGGTTATGGCTACTTGATCGCAGAGAGATTCTGGAACGTATTAGAAGCCCATAGACCTAGCCAGTATGACCCTTTGATAAATTCACAGTTCTACCGAGCAAGTTCTGTAATTGCACTCGTTCTTGGAAACAATGAACGGGCTCATCAGTTGATCAGCCTGGCCCGCCATGAACGTAAAAAAACTGCCTCTTTTACAGCCTGGGAAAAAATAGATGAAAGAATTGAGGCACTTTCTGGAAGGTCTACGCCCTTTGATCCAAGTCAGGATAAAATTGCTAATATTGAGGTGAACTTTTCTCAACCTCCTCAACTTAGCTCCATTCTTATTGAACTGATATCAGCCACCCCTTCCGCCTTAAACAAAACAGAAGATGAATATATTAATTTAATCACAAAGATTGTTACTAAACATCTAGACTGCCCAAGCTTTGAGCTTTCTAAAAATGTCGATCTTAAACCCAGTAAAAATCCACAGCTTTTGATTTGTGGTCGGATTTTAGAATTCACCCAGCTTGAACCAGGAAGAGTGGACTACATTAAAGAACTGGCCTCGGCTCTTAACCCAATGATTGATCACGTTATAGAAATTTATCAAGACCTTGTAAAAGCTCAAAAGGTTCAAAAAGAAGCTGTTTTGGTAGACCTTGCCACCGAGACCGCACACAACATTCTAGGCAGTGTTGACGATCTTGATAGTGATACTGAAAACCTGAAATTTTTAGATGAAGAACATAAAAGACGACATGAACGCCTCATTGCCAGAATCCAAACTGTGGCAAATGAACTGCTACTCAAAAAACGCCAAATTCTTCTTTCTAAATCCAAACAAATCAAAGACTCTACAGACTTTGCCTATTCCTTGAAGCCAGAACTATTAACATCTATTGTGGACAATGTTGTAAAGGAGCGTCGAACCACCACGTCTAAGGGTTCTGTGAATATCCAGTGGAAACCCAACCCTTTTCACTACAGCCTTTTTTGCAATATCAACTCTATTGAGCTTGAGGTGGCTCTTGCAAATATTATTGACAACGCCATAGACTCTATCGTTGAGGCCAATGCCGAAGATAAAACTGTAGTCGTTAAGATTGATCTTAGAAATGGCTGTGCATTTATCTCAGTCACGGATTACGGAACAGGTATATCACCTGAAATTATTGATAGAGTGACTGAAAAAAACTTTACCACAAAACCATCTGGCAACGGCCTTGGTCTATATCATGCTTACCATCACACCCAAAAGTGGGGTGGCTCTCTATCCATCGAATCATATGAAGGCTTTACTAAAGTGATTTTAAAGATCCCCATATGCACCCCGCCTCAGTGGTTTGCACCTCTAGTCTCTATACCTAACAATGGAACGGTGGTTGTGTTTGACGATGATGATGGAATCCACTTCACATGGCAAAAACGCTTAAAAGAATTTGGTTACTCCAAAAATGCTGGGAACCTCATCTCCAGTAAAACTCCAAGCGAGTTAAAAACTGAGATTGAGTCTTTAAAGGCTAAAAAGAAAGAATTTGTGCTCCTTTCAGACTATGAAATCTACGGCGAAAGAGTAACAGGGCTAGATCTAATAGAGCAGCTCGATGTAGCCGAGAACTCTTATATCGTTTCCAGCTACTATCGTGAAGACTTTGTAACTCAACCTTGCCAGAAAAAAGGCATACAAATTGTGCCTAAAAACCTGGCTCGGTTTGCACGTATCTATGTGGAGGACGGTCAGCTTGACGCCATACAAATTGAAGACGATGACTTTGTTCGCTCCAGATGGAAAGATTCAGCAAAAGCCCATAAAAAAAGATTTTTAAGTTTTTATTCTGTTTCGGAAGCACTTTCAACTATTGATCTTTTTCCCAAAAATATTCCTATCTTTGTTGACTCAAATCTTGGGAGTGAGCAAGGTGAAGAGTCTAGTAAGCAGATATATGATTTGGGGTATGATAATATCAGGCTATCCACAGCCTCTAGCAAAACCCTGTACCAAGAGCTTGCACGGCCTCATATAATTGATGTTATTGGTAAACTGCCCCCTTGGGAGAAAAGTGAAATTTGTTGA
- a CDS encoding helix-turn-helix transcriptional regulator, whose protein sequence is MVTKKKKSKAYNPKGIQGNPTEEEWKKIKKFGRILKAEREKRGWTLESMEDRGWKSWRHWQYLEVGKRNITFATILRVCNVFKLHPSELWKQL, encoded by the coding sequence ATGGTTACGAAAAAGAAGAAAAGTAAGGCTTATAACCCCAAAGGCATCCAAGGGAATCCAACTGAAGAAGAATGGAAAAAGATAAAGAAATTTGGTCGCATATTAAAGGCTGAACGAGAAAAGAGGGGGTGGACCCTGGAGAGCATGGAGGATCGAGGTTGGAAGTCTTGGAGACACTGGCAGTATCTTGAAGTTGGTAAAAGAAATATTACTTTTGCGACTATTCTAAGAGTCTGCAATGTATTTAAATTGCATCCGAGTGAACTTTGGAAGCAATTGTAA